From the genome of Papaver somniferum cultivar HN1 chromosome 2, ASM357369v1, whole genome shotgun sequence, one region includes:
- the LOC113353384 gene encoding E3 ubiquitin-protein ligase RGLG2-like, which translates to MGAKQSSSSSRYSNSSSFNRGYMSTPARTSTSSSYMPSPAHNGSGDIRSGAWSSKYNKIDDDYRSLDQVTTALARAGLESSNLIVGIDFTKSNEWTGARSFNHKSLHHIGDYPNPYEQAISIIGRTLSSFDEDNLIPCFGFGDASTHDKDVFSFYPDHRPCNGFEEALARYKELAPQLRLAGPTSFAPIIEMAIGTVEKSRGQYHVLLIIADGQVTRSVDTDVGHLSPQEQDTVNAIVRASDYPLSIVLVGVGDGPWDMMREFDDNIPARAFDNFQFVNFTEIMSRNIPNSKKETDFALAALMEIPSQYKATLELQLLGRSRGTSWRNALPTPARATQHSNSFNFRQAASPSAPPPQPVHNQGCPICLGQTKNLAFGCGHQTCESCGSDLSLCPICRRQITQRIKLY; encoded by the exons ATGGGAGCCAAACAGTCTAGCAGCAGCAGTAGGTATTCGAATTCCTCTTCTTTCAATCGGGGGTATATGTCAACGCCAGCGCGCACCTCTACATCCTCCTCCTACATGCCTTCCCCTGCCCATAACGGATCAGGCGACATTCGCAGTGGAGCATGGTCATCGAAATACAACAAGATTGATGATGATTATCGTTCCTTAGATCAG GTGACAACAGCTCTTGCCAGAGCCGGTCTTGAATCGTCCAATCTAATTGTGGGAATTGATTTCACAAAGAGCAACGAATGGACGGGCGCTAGATCGTTCAACCATAAGTCGCTTCATCACATTGGAGATTATCCCAACCCATATGAGCAAGCAATCTCCATTATTGGAAGGACCCTTTCTAGTTTCGACGAGGATAATCTTATTCCATGTTTCGGGTTCGGCGATG CATCTACACATGATAAAGACGTATTCAGCTTCTATCCGGACCATCGGCCCTGTAATGGATTTGAGGAAGCACTGGCACGTTATAAAGAACTAGCTCCTCAACTTCGCCTGGCAGGGCCAACATCTTTCGCACCTATAATAGAAATGGCTATCGGAACAGTGGAAAAGAGTCGGGGTCAATATCATGTTCTTCTCATTATTGCAGACGGCCAG GTGACACGAAGCGTTGATACTGACGTTGGCCACTTAAGTCCGCAAGAACAGGACACAGTTAATGCCATAGTTAGAGCAAG TGATTACCCATTATCAATTGTTCTGGTCGGTGTTGGTGACGGGCCGTGGGATATGATGCGCGAATTTGATGATAACATTCCGGCTCGAGCTTTTGATAATTTTCAG TTTGTGAATTTCACGGAGATTATGTCCCGGAATATCCCGAACAGCAAAAAGGAGACAGATTTTGCTCTTGCAGCACTTATGGAAATACCTTCACAGTACAAAGCAACACTAGAGCTTCAACTATTGGG TCGTAGTAGAGGAACTAGTTGGAGGAATGCACTACCTACTCCTGCAAGGGCTACCCAACACTCCAACAGCTTTAATTTCCGCCAGGCTGCCTCTCCCTCTGCTCCTCCGCCACAACCTGTACACAACCAG GGTTGTCCTATTTGTCTTGGACAGACGAAAAATCTTGCATTTGGATGTGGACATCAG ACATGCGAGTCTTGTGGTAGTGATTTATCATTGTGTCCGATCTGTCGAAGGCAAATAACTCAGAGAATAAAGCTATACTAA